A genomic region of Silurus meridionalis isolate SWU-2019-XX chromosome 7, ASM1480568v1, whole genome shotgun sequence contains the following coding sequences:
- the a1cf gene encoding LOW QUALITY PROTEIN: APOBEC1 complementation factor (The sequence of the model RefSeq protein was modified relative to this genomic sequence to represent the inferred CDS: inserted 1 base in 1 codon) gives METNQKCGDGLTGMQKEAALRALIQSTGYQLHQENGQRRYGGPPPGWEGPPPERGSEIFIGKLPRDLFEDELVPLCEKFGKIYEVRMMMDFNXNNRGYAFVTFSTKQEAKNAMKQLNNYEIRNGRLLGVCASVDNCRLFVGGIPKTKKKEEILAEIKKVTDGVVEVIVYPSAADKSKNRGFAFVEYESHRAAAMARRKLLPGRIQLWGHAIAVDWAEPEVEVDEDTMSTVKILYIRNLMLATTEETIEMEFNAIKPGSVERVKKIRDYAFVHFSQREDAIAAMNALNGKVIDGSPIEVTLAKPVDKDSYVRYTRGTGGRGAALLQGDYTYTLGQMYDPSAAYMGAPVFYAPHAYAALPNQFRFPTAKGHVSPRGLVRPPSVRGAAGVRGLGGRGYLAYTGVGRGCPTYQLKSDKHSEDKLYDLLPGMELTPMNPVTLKPQGIKHSPQILEDICQKNNWGQPLYQLHSAIGPDQRQLFLYKVTIPALATQYPNIHPFTPAKLCAAVDEAKIHAAEHTLQTLGLHTEGADTSAAAAAAAAAAVATAAVAFPGYAIANTTGTVAASQLKQTLTLGQDLAAYATYEGYPAFAITTRGDAYGVF, from the exons ATGGAAACCAATCAAAAATGCGGGGATGGACTGACTGGCATGCAGAAAGAGGCTGCACTGCGTGCTCTCATCCAGAGTACAGGATATCAATTGCACCAG GAAAATGGCCAGAGGAGATATGGAGGTCCACCACCTGGTTGGGAAGGTCCACCACCAGAGAGGGGCAGTGAAATCTTTATTGGTAAATTACCTCGAGACCTCTTTGAGGATGAGCTGGTTCctctgtgtgaaaaa TTTGGCAAAATATATGAAGTACGGATGATGATGGATTTTA GGAACAACCGAGGTTATGCTTTCGTCACCTTCAGTACAAAACAAGAAGCCAAGAATGCCATGAAGCAACTCAATAATTATGAAATAAG GAACGGTCGTCTGCTGGGGGTGTGTGCCAGCGTAGACAACTGCCGCCTGTTTGTGGGAGGCATCCCAAAAacgaaaaagaaagaagaaatccTGGCTGAGATAAAGAAGGTGACTGATGGTGTGGTGGAGGTGATTGTTTACCCCAGTGCTGCTGACAAGAGCAAGAATAGAGGCTTTGCCTTTGTTGAGTACGAGAGCCACCGTGCCGCAGCCATGGCCAGGAGGAAACTGCTGCCAG GCCGGATCCAGCTGTGGGGTCACGCCATTGCTGTGGACTGGGCAGAGCCAGAAGTAGAAGTGGATGAGGACACAATGTCCACTGTGAAGATCCTGTACATTAGGAACCTCATGTTGGCCACCACAGAAGAAACTATTGAGATGGAGTTCAATGCCATCAAACCAG GTTCAGTGGAGAGGGTGAAGAAGATCAGGGACTATGCATTTGTTCACTTCTCTCAGAGAGAGGATGCCATTGCAGCTATGAATGCGTTAAACGGAAAG GTGATTGATGGCTCTCCTATAGAAGTGACGCTGGCCAAGCCAGTGGATAAGGACAGTTATGTGCGTTACACTCGTGGCACAGGGGGGCGAGGGGCGGCTCTGCTGCAGGGCGACTACACCTACACACTGGGTCAGATGTATGATCCTTCAGCCGCATACATGGGTGCCCCGGTCTTTTATGCTCCTCATGCTTACGCAGCTCTGCCCAATCAATTCCGCTTCCCTACTGCTAAAGGCCATGTGAGCCCTCGAGGTCTGGTGCGTCCACCTTCTGTCAGAG GGGCGGCAGGTGTGCGCGGGCTGGGCGGTCGAGGCTACCTCGCCTACACAGGCGTAGGCCGTGGCTGCCCCACGTATCAGCTAAAGTCTGACAAACACTCTGAGGACAAACTCTATGACCTTCTCCCTGGCATGGAACTCACGCCCATGAATCCCGTCACACTGAAGCCACAGGGAATTAAACACTCTCCACAG ATCTTGGAGGATATTTGTCAGAAGAATAACTGGGGACAGCCATTATACCAACTTCACTCTGCCATTGGACCAGATCAGAGGCAACTGTTCCTTTACAAAGTCACCATCCCTGCTTTGGCCACTCAGTACCCTAACAT ACACCCATTTACTCCAGCAAAATTGTGTGCAGCAGTGGATGAAGCTAAAATCCATGCAGCGGAGCACACACTGCAGACTCTGGGCCTACACACAGAGGGCGCCGATActtctgctgcagctgctgctgcCGCCGCTGCTGCCGTCGCCACTGCTGCTGTGGCATTCCCAG GTTATGCAATTGCTAACACCACTGGCACCGTCGCTGCTTCTCAGCTCAAACAAACCCTGACACTGGGGCAGGATCTTGCAGCCTACGCCACCTATGAGGGCTATCCAGCTTTTGCCATCACCACCCGTGGAGATGCTTACGGCGTGTTCTAA